One window of Methanothermobacter tenebrarum genomic DNA carries:
- a CDS encoding ion transporter, whose product MFAILSYNEHWIHGKTKKLGTAKYFSTTKHNSNNGIFMDYRKLIRAKDLTLLVLITLDIVLLSYISFYPSNTTIVNAIDQFDLILCIILFIEFAVNLKRADNRKKFLRENWPDVFAFIPVRFFRVFRFIRIIRVMKVLALFRKYLEKFFTFLVDTHLDKALGILLFAIVGGALFFYTVESGVNRSLHDPLDSFWHSLTTTIAGEVVISPTTIYGKVITSILMLVGITFVGSSQLPWSHGL is encoded by the coding sequence TTGTTCGCTATACTATCCTATAACGAACATTGGATCCATGGTAAAACTAAAAAACTCGGGACTGCAAAATATTTTTCAACCACCAAACACAACTCTAATAATGGGATCTTCATGGATTACAGAAAGCTCATAAGAGCCAAGGACCTCACCCTTCTAGTCCTCATAACCCTTGACATAGTGCTCCTCAGCTACATCTCATTCTACCCATCAAATACCACGATTGTTAATGCTATAGACCAATTTGACCTTATTCTATGCATCATCCTCTTCATCGAATTCGCAGTAAACCTCAAAAGGGCTGATAATCGTAAGAAGTTCTTGAGGGAAAACTGGCCAGATGTATTCGCATTCATCCCTGTGCGCTTCTTCAGAGTCTTCAGATTTATAAGAATCATAAGAGTTATGAAGGTGCTCGCCCTCTTCAGGAAATACCTCGAGAAGTTCTTCACTTTCCTAGTGGATACGCACCTTGACAAGGCATTGGGCATACTGCTTTTTGCAATTGTGGGCGGTGCACTGTTCTTCTACACGGTTGAATCAGGAGTTAACAGATCCCTCCACGACCCCTTGGATTCTTTCTGGCACAGCCTCACAACGACAATTGCGGGAGAGGTTGTGATATCCCCAACAACCATCTATGGCAAGGTCATAACAAGCATCCTCATGCTGGTAGGAATTACCTTTGTGGGTTCCTCACAGCTTCCCTGGTCTCATGGTTTGTGA